From the Fulvia fulva chromosome 2, complete sequence genome, one window contains:
- a CDS encoding Acetylxylan esterase 2 — MVFTQLLSLALAATAAAAPLVPRQITCAEGLYIIVARGSNQPVGEGSVGPVGDMIEARIPGSYSVAVDYPAVIIGDGDTYFSSVIDGINDAREKVEAYVAACGSGSRIALVGYSQGGQVMTDLLAGGTGKPAPLAEQYRQNIVGAAVFGDPRFNAGQAISAGQSTSNGIFARISSRARLNTYSNVLRSYCDEGDPFCSSDFNLAVHFAVVEKYAQAATDFIVGVAS; from the exons ATGGTCTTCACGCAGTTGCTCTCGCTGGCTCTCGCTGCTACTGCAGCTGCAGCTCCTCTGGTCCCAAGACAGATCACATGTGCTGAGGGTCTCTACATCATCGTCGCGAGAGGATCGAACCAGCCTGTGGGAGAGGGCTCTGTGGGACCTGTTGGGGACATGATCGAAGCTCGGATACCTGGATCGTACTCTGTCGCCGTGGACTATCCTGCTGTTATCATCGGAGACGGGGATACCTACTTCAGCTCGGTCATCGACGGCATTAACGATGCAAGGGAGAAGGTCGAAGCATATGTTGCAGCCTGCGGGTCTGGCAGCAGAATTGCTTTGGTTGGCTACAGCCAGGGAGGTCAGGTTATGACAGATCTCCTTGCCGGTGGTACTGGGAAACCGGCTCCTTTGGCAGAGCAGTATCGACAGAACA TCGTTGGTGCAGCAGTCTTCGGCGACCCACGATTCAATGCAGGACAGGCGATCAGCGCAGGCCAGTCGACGTCTAACGGAATCTTCGCCCGAATCTCAAGCCGAGCGCGACTGAACACCTACTCGAATGTGCTGCGCAGCTACTGCGATGAGGGCGACCCATTCTGCTCTTCAGACTTCAACTTGGCCGTGCACTTCGCAGTCGTGGAGAAGTATGCCCAAGCTGCCACTGACTTTATTGTTGGCGTAGCATCATAG